One segment of Cutaneotrichosporon cavernicola HIS019 DNA, chromosome: 4 DNA contains the following:
- the PFY1 gene encoding uncharacterized protein (Binds to actin and affects the structure of the cytoskeleton. At high concentrations, profilin prevents the polymerization of actin, whereas it enhances it at low concentrations), with protein MSWQSYVDDHLIATGKICKAAIIGKQGGVWAASAGYDLSQAEQNFITQTAFTDPDTVRGGGITLNGFKFMTIQANPDEVIGRKGERGVFLIPTTQAILVGEYEGTPAGDGNVIVTKLADYLKGVGY; from the exons ATGTCCTGGCAAT CCtacgtcgacgaccaccTTATCGCGACCGGCAAGATCTGCAAAGCCGCCATTATCGGCAAGCAGGGCGGTGTGTGGGCCGCTTCGGCTGGGTACGAT CTCTCGCAGGCCGAGCAGAACTTTATCACCCAGACGGCGTTCACCGACCCCGACACTGTCCGTG GTGGCGGTATCACCCTCAACGGGTTCAAGTTCATGACGATCCAGgccaaccccgacgagGTGATTGGCCGGAAAGGCGAGCGTGgcgtcttcctcatccccaccaCGCAGGCCAttctcgtcggcgag tacGAGGGCACGCCCGCGGGCGACGGCAACGTCATTGTgaccaagctcgccgactACCTCAAGGGCGTGGGTTACTAG
- a CDS encoding uncharacterized protein (chitin synthase) produces the protein MAANPFSASKAAQHADLSSLIEHDDGTQAQRMPSEDTIAALLHARARAELPFTRVSPSGTDYVVVNPLRVLSGLNEEHRRAYQADIERPDGGLGNERQPSAYELAGRVWLLMARQQEDQTLLYNGLTGSGKSATMRHTTSQIIHLASTTKAQRRLGDQVTQLLTVLEAFGHSKTALNPSASQVGKYLELHFSPDGALTGAQALVMGLNKSRIGPLMHEERTFHVFYQLLAGATPQEREELGIDDPDMYALLASSGCYNLPNGPFSDDATQLGELRAAFASLGLKPKHVKSIFSVLVAILLLSNLTFTDTRQAGSLGMTSFEERTQVVEFDLLNQVSIHLGVNPEELAEVLTNRTKWVSHDLASVFLDAEGAADQRDSLMRDLYAILFAFVLEMANKRVAPDSVSLQIAQLDLPGWQSRTLTTEVDPKRQHLLTAAPLIQANGQNGFYEFSVNFASEVLHSYLLRRTFDDELSWNADVVADGVKLPAVPPMSNIGCVELLRGGVMGVPQLAANPSGMIGLLAQVGERYKGEDRDEVKADVVTRAFASTFSGHPSYVPKPGYGLGPMPREGRMFGINHWAGQVSYDATDFLDRNADVLDKQLVNLLRGSVDQFITKLVSGPALATEGHPLDADIVVEAQVSVSPLRIPTAVDAHRMAGTPAQESTHWPVDDSCPQPVTAQMNGTLSTLFDTIDRTRVWGVHCLRPNDSGHANSFDRRRIKAQVRSLLIPDLINRRQVDYVAEIPLEDFCFRHALSHDNAHEHVEEFAHSHGWIPGTDYAIGNNRIWMSWLAWREQEDLIRATESHRGSGEETLTDEENAYAPHQQFDSRMGSSVGHFGTNESMDNLIAPQGGQGTHSYRNYDSYGTSPDPGAEDYMAGNEFTYDHLPEAEKKTGANATSRDAMGGFVTKEKKHHTTEVIATSRSRRWWIYITWMFTWWIPSFLLKSVGRMKRPDVRMAWREKVTICMMIFLVCGTIIFYIIGFGRILCPDMDKAWNRVELSTHQGENDYYAAIAGNVYDFSNFWDTDHSDVASLTTSGDVMMQFAGMELTRYFPKPLHEACPQLVDNDQLYLQMANFTPLDPRAVHYSGPQQSVPDTSMVAPRWWWETLDPFLKKIYKGQLVFTRGEIEQGAKDDDKMLWVIYRKKVYDISDYAYTVSYFAGASGDGLPKYDFLNGAITKVIQQNAGRDVTNQLDEVLAGLSQEERDNNMNCLDAAFYYGIIDFRKDAKCTVQNYLLMAFAIMIMVTIGAKFLAALQLGGKRNPEMLDKFVICQVPCYTEGEQSLKRTIDSLAVLQYDDKRKLIFIICDGNIIGAGNNRTTPRIVLDILGVDPKLDPEPLMFKSIGDGSKKLNYGKVYSGLYEYEGHVVPYVVVVKVGKPTETSKPGNRGKRDSQVLLMQYLNRVHFDAPMCPLELEIYHQMRNVIGIDPTFYEYIFQVDADTTVMPESLNRLISCTTDDSAIIGICGETRLENERESLTTMIQVYEYYISHHLTKAFESLFGSVTCLPGCFSVYRIRTADKGRPVLISSMIIDEYSEPNVDTLHKKNLFSLGEDRYLTTLMMKHFPTYKMKFSPDAIAHTVAPSRWKVLLSQRRRWINSTIHNLAELLFLPEMCGFCLFSMRFVVFVDLLGTIILPATCTYLVYLIVVCATKAAPIPYISIGMIAAVYGLQMILFVLKREFMLIGWMFVYILAFPIYSFFLPCYSFWSMDDFSWGNTRQIVGEGSSKTVVIEDDEVFEESTIPYRTFKEYEANAWETTSLPSDTEKDEYAPSQYSRARGRKRFAPSVHSSNSHSNLHPGSGYSSRGPSPHPPYPQMGMGGGDWRTGSVYSQPFAPPPMAFGPNPFDSPAMGSDMSLRPPTVFTQGGMMGPGYGMRGSTYSLATTANPFQSGPAPNTDPNPTDETVLSALRNYLNSQDLMTVTKRSARDAIYGLFPNANLKDRAAWLNENIDKILSEP, from the exons ATGGCGGCCAACCCCTTCTCGGCGTCcaaggcggcgcagcaTGCCGACCTCTCGTCGCTCATTGAGCACGATGATGGTACACAGGCGCAACGCATGCCGTCCGAGGACACGATCGCagccctcctccacgcccgcgctcgcgccgagctcccATTCACCCGTGTGTCGCCGAGCGGTACCGACTATGTTGTCGTCAACCCGCTGCGTGTGCTGTCGGGCTTGAATGAGGAACACCGCCGAGCATACCAAGCAGACATTGAACGCCCAGACGGCGGCCTGGGCAACGAGCGACAGCCCAGCGCGTACGAGCTGGCAGGCCGAGTATGGCTCCTTATGGCCCGACAGCAGGAGGACCAGACCCTGCTCTACAA TGGCCTGACGGGCTCAGGCAAGAGTGCAACAATGCGGCACACGACGTCGCAGATCATCCATctcgcctcgacgaccaAGGCGCAGcgtcgcctcggcgaccagGTCACGCAGCTCCTCACGGTCCTTGAGGCGTTTGGACACTCGAAGACGGCGCTCAACCCCTCGGCATCACAGGTCGGCAAGTACCTCGAGCTCCACTTTAGCCCGGACGGCGCGTTGACAGGCGCACAGGCGCTTGTCATGGGCCTGAACAAGTCGCGCATCGGCCCGCTGATGCACGAAGAGCGCACCTTCCACGTCTTTTACCAGCTtctcgccggcgccacTCCTcaggagcgcgaggagctcggcatTGACGACCCGGACATGtacgccctcctcgcgtcGAGCGGGTGCTACAATCTCCCGAACGGCCCGTTCTCTGACGACGCTACGCAGCTCGGAGAGCTGCGCGCTGCCTTTGCGTCACTAGGGTTGAAGCCCAAGCACGTCAAGTCGATCTTCTCCGTGCTCGTGGCTATTCTCCTGCTGTCCAACCTCACATTCACCGACACCCGCCAGGCTGGTTCGCTGGGCATGACGTCGTTCGAGGAGCGCACCCAGGTTGTCGAGTtcgacctcctcaatcAAGTGTCCATCCACCTCGGTGTTAACCCCGAagagctcgccgaggtcctcaCCAATCGGACAAAGTGGGTGTcgcacgacctcgcgtccgtcttcctcgatgccgagggcgctGCGGACCAGCGTGACTCGCTTATGCGCGACCTGTACGCCATCTTATTCGCATTCGTGCTCGAGATGGCCAACAAGCGGGTGGCTCCTGACTCGGTCTCGCTCCAGATCGCACAGCTCGACCTGCCCGGCTGGCAGAGCCGCACGCTCACCACTGAGGTCGACCCAAAGCGACAGCACCTCCTCACGGCCGCTCCGCTGATCCAGGCGAACGGGCAGAACGGCTTCTACGAGTTCAGTGTCAACTTTGCCAGCGAGGTTCTCCACTCGTACCTCCTCCGCCGAACgtttgacgacgagctcagCTGGAACGCGGACGTCGTCGCAGATGGCGTCAAGCTTCCCGCTGTGCCGCCCATGAGCAACATTGGCtgcgtcgagctgctccgCGGTGGTGTGATGGGCGTCCCTCAGCTCGCCGCGAACCCGTCGGGTATGATTGGCCTGCTCGCCCAAGTCGGGGAGCGTTACAAGGGGGAggaccgcgacgaggtcaaggcaGATGTTGTCACGCGCGCGTTCGCCTCTACGTTCAGCGGGCATCCATCATACGTGCCTAAGCCCGGATATGGCCTTGGCCCCATGCCCCGCGAGGGTCGCATGTTCGGCATCAACCACTGGGCTGGGCAGGTGTCGTACGACGCAACCGACTTCCTTGACCGCAATGCCGACGTACTTGAcaagcagctcgtcaacctcctccGTGGCTCGGTGGACCAGTTCATCACCAAGCTGGTGTCTGGCCCTGCACTTGCCACTGAGGGCCACCCGCTGGATGCCgacatcgtcgtcgaggctcAGGTGTCTGTGTCGCCCTTGCGCATCCCTACCGCCGTCGATGCACACCGCATGGCAGGTACGCCAGCGCAAGAATCGACACACTGGCCCGTCGACGACTCTTGCCCGCAGCCCGTCACAGCTCAAATGAACGGCActctctccaccctctTCGACACCATCGACCGCACACGCGTCTGGGGAGTGCACTGCTTGCGACCCAACGACTCGGGTCACGCCAACTCGTTCGACCGGAGACGTATCAAGGCGCAAGTCCGCTCTCTTCTCATCCCCGACCTCATCAACCGCCGCCAGGTCGACTATGTTGCCGAGATCCCACTTGAGGACTTCTGCTTCCGCCACGCGCTCTCTCATGACAACGCTCACGAGCATGTCGAGGAATTCGCCCACTCACATGGCTGGATACCCGGCACAGACTACGCCATCGGCAACAACCGGATATGGATGTCGTGGTTGGCGTGGCGCGAGCAGGAGGATCTCATCCGTGCCACCGAGTCTCACCGGGGCAGCGGGGAGGAGACATtgaccgacgaggagaacgcGTACGCACCACACCAGCAGTTCGACTCGCGCATGGGCAGCAGCGTCGGCCACTTTGGCACCAACGAGAGCATGGACAACTTAATCGCGCCGCAGGGCGGCCAGGGCACACACAGCTACCGCAATTACGACAGCTACGGGACCAGCCCCGACCCAGGGGCTGAAGATTACATGGCGGGTAATGAGTTCACGTATGACCATTTACCAGAGGCGGAGAAGAAAACGGGCGCCAACGCCACGTCGCGCGATGCGATGGGCGGCTTCGTCACCAAGGAAAAGAAGCACCACACGACCGAGGTGATCGCCACATCGCGCTCACGCCGCTGGTGGATCTACATCACGTGGATGTTCACATGGTGGATACCCAGCTTCCTGCTCAAGTCGGTCGGCCGCATGAAGCGCCCTGACGTTCGAATGGCATGGCGCGAGAAGGTGACCATCTGCATGATGATCTTCTTAGTCTGCGGAACCATCATCTTCTACATTATCGGTTTCGGCAGGATCCTGTGTCCCGACATGGACAAGGCGTGGAACCGCGTCGAGCTCTCAACGCACCAGGGCGAGAACGACTACTATGCGGCCATTGCGGGCAACGTCTACGACTTCTCCAACTTCTGGGACACGGACCACTCGGACGTCGCGTCGTTGACGACGTCAGGCGACGTCATGATGCAGTTCGCCGGCATGGAGCTCACGCGATACTTCCCCAAGCCTCTCCACGAGGCTTGCCCTCAGCTCGTTGACAACGACCAGCTCTACCTGCAGATGGCCAACTTTACGCCTTTAGACCCACGCGCCGTCCACTATTCTGGGCCGCAGCAGAGTGTGCCCGATACCAGCATGGTTGCAccgcggtggtggtgggagaCGCTGGACCCCTTCCTGAAGAAGATCTACAAGGGCCAGCTCGTGTTCACCAGGGGCGAGATCGAGCAGggcgccaaggacgacgacaagatGCTCTGGGTCATCTACCGCAAGAAGGTGTACGACATCTCAGATTATGCGTACACGGTCAGCTACTTCGCCGGCGCGTCCGGCGACGGGCTGCCCAAATACGACTTCTTGAACGGCGCGATCACCAAGGTCATCCAGCAGAACGCTGGTAGGGACGTCACcaaccagctcgacgaggtgctcgcgGGTCTCTCAcaggaggagcgcgatAACAACATGAActgcctcgacgccgcgttCTACTACGGCATCATCGATTTCCGCAAAGACGCCAAGTGTACGGTCCAGAACTACCTTCTCATGGCGTTCGCCATCATGATCATGGTGACGATCGGTGCCAAGTTCTTAGCAGCGCTCCAGCTGGGCGGAAAGCGCAACCCAGAGATGCTCGACAAGTTTGTCATCTGTCAAGTACCATGTTACACTGAGGGCGAGCAGTCGCTCAAACGCACGATCGACTCGCTGGCTGTTCTGCAGTACGACGacaagcgcaagctcatCTTCATCATTTGTGACGGCAACATCATCGGTGCAGGCAACAACAGAACCACCCCGCGCATCGTTCTCGATattctcggcgtcgaccccAAGTTGGACCCCGAGCCCCTCATGTTCAAGAGTATTGGTGACGGCAGTAAGAAGCTCAACTACGGCAAGGTGTACTCTGGTCTGTACGAGTACGAGGGCCACGTCGTGCCGtacgtcgtcgtcgtcaaggtcggcaAGCCCACCGAGACGTCCAAGCCTGGTAACCGTGGCAAGCGTGACTCGCAGGTGCTGCTCATGCAGTACCTCAACCGTGTCCACTTTGACGCTCCCATGTGCCCATTGGAGCTCGAGATTTACCACCAAATGCGCAACGTCATCGGCATTGACCCCACCTTCTACGAGTATATTTTCCAGGTCGACGCGGACACGACCGTGATGCCCGAGTCACTCAACCGTCTGATTTCGTGCACGACCGACGACTCGGCCATCATTGGCATCTGTGGCGAGACGCGCCTCGAAAacgagcgcgagtcgtTGACGACCATGATCCAGGTCTACGAGTACTACATCTCGCACCACTTGACCAAGGCCTTCGAATCCCTCTTCGGCTCGGTCACCTGTCTTCCTGGTTGTTTCTCGGTCTACCGTATCCGTACCGCCGACAAGGGTCGCCCTGTGCTGATTTCGTCCATGATCATCGACGAGTACTCGGAGCCCAACGTTGACACGCTTCACAAGAAGAACCTCTTCTCGCTCGGAGAGGACCGTTACCTCACGACCCTCATGATGAAGCACTTCCCGACCTACAAGATGAAGTTTTCTCCCGACGCCATCGCACACACCGTCGCTCCCTCCCGCTGGAAGGTTCTGCTCTCGcagcgtcgtcgctggATCAACTCGACCATCCACAaccttgccgagctgctcTTCCTCCCAGAGATGTGCGGTTTCTGTCTCTTCTCCATGCGCTTCGTCGTCTTCGTGGATCTGCTTGGTACCATCATTCTCCCGGCGACGTGTACCTACCTGGTCTACCTCATCGTTGTGTGTGCGACCAAGGCGGCCCCAATTCCCTACATCTCGATCGGCATGATTGCTGCCGTATACGGTCTGCAGATGATACTCTTCGTCCTCAAGCGCGAGTTTATGCTCATCGGCTGGATGTTCGTCTACAtcctcgccttccccaTATACTCGTTCTTCCTGCCCTGCTACTCGTTCTGGTCGATGGACGACTTCTCGTGGGGTAACACTCGCCAGATTGTTGGCGAAGGTAGCAGCAAGACGGTGgtcatcgaggacgacgaggtgttTGAGGAGTCGACAATCCCTTACCGCACTTTTAAGGAGTACGAGGCAAACGCGTGGGAGACGACTTCGCTCCCCTCGGATACGGAGAAGGACGAGTACGCGCCGTCGCAGTActctcgcgcgcgtggCCGCAAGCGCTTCGCTCCCTCGGTCCACTCGAGCAACTCGCACTCGAACCTTCACCCTGGTTCGGGCTACTCGTCGCGTGGACCGTCCCCGCACCCTCCGTACCCCCAGATGGGaatgggtggcggcgactGGCGCACTGGTAGCGTGTACTCGCAGCCGttcgcgccgccgcccatggCCTTTGGGCCGAACCCCTTCGACTCGCCTGCCATGGGCTCGGACATGTCCCTCCGCCCGCCGACTGTGTTCACGCAGGGCGGCATGATGGGCCCCGGCTACGGTATGCGCGGCTCGACGTACAGCCTCGCGACGACGGCCAACCCTTTCCAAAGCGGCCCAGCGCCCAACACGGACCCTAACCCCACCGACGAGACGGTGTTGTCGGCTTTGCGCAACTACCTCAACTCGCAGGACCTTATGACTGT CACGAAGCGGtccgcgcgcgacgccatcTACGGCCTGTTCCCGAACGCCAACCTTAAGGACCGCGCGGCGTGGCTCAACGAGAACATTGACAAGATCCTAAGCGAGCCCTAG
- the nrf1 gene encoding uncharacterized protein (Domain of unknown function (DUF202)), which yields MSTQPLLQRTAKKRIALPVRVEPKVFFANERTFLSWLHFAVVLGGLAVGLLNFGTDKVGHIAAAMYTVIAVGVMIYALVVYQRRARAIRTRSGAPYDDRLGPTILCVCLLAAITTNFILRAIYGN from the exons ATGTCCACTcagcccctcctccagcgcACCGCGAAGAAG CGCATCGCCCTCCCCGTGCGCGTCGAGCCCAAGGTCTTCTTCGCCAACGA GCGTACCTTCCTCTCATGGCTCCACTTTGCCGTTGTCCTCGGCGGTCTGGCTGTGGGCCTTCTCAATTTCGGTACTGACAAG GTCGGGCACATCGCTGCCGCCATGTACACTGTGATCG CTGTCGGTGTCATGATCTACGCATTGGTCGTGTACCAGCGTCGTGCACGCGCAATCCGCACGCGTTCAGGAGCACCGTACGACGATCGCCTTGGTCCT ACCATTCTCTGCGTCTGCCTGCTCG CCGCGATCACAACCAATTTCATTCTCCGCGCCATTTATGGTAACTAG